A genomic stretch from Bacteroidia bacterium includes:
- a CDS encoding polyprenyl synthetase family protein, giving the protein MDLNQSLVKVEKVLSECLDRKPKGLYTPAAYALEVGGKRMRPTLVLLGNYCMGGNENDALHAAASVEMFHNFTLLHDDIMDNAPTRRGKPSVWYEFGSNAAILSGDAMLMLAYSILSKGPHFQTLAQCFTETGILVCEGQQMDMDFERRNDVSISDYLQMIEMKTSVLLAASLKMGAITANASVENQEKLYKAGTELGIGFQLHDDILDVFGDPNKVGKQMGGDIISNKKTYLLIKALELAQGEVLDTLMYHINAAHFEPNEKVKAVKDIYNQLSIKDLATRKMKEYFDHGLGIIRSMDIPADRKSKLLEFFELLINREH; this is encoded by the coding sequence ATGGATTTAAACCAAAGCCTTGTTAAAGTTGAAAAAGTATTGTCTGAATGCTTGGATAGAAAACCCAAAGGTTTATATACGCCGGCAGCCTACGCCCTCGAAGTAGGTGGTAAACGAATGAGGCCAACCCTGGTACTGCTCGGAAATTATTGCATGGGTGGTAACGAAAACGATGCTTTGCACGCCGCTGCATCAGTTGAGATGTTTCATAACTTTACCTTATTACACGATGATATCATGGACAACGCTCCAACTCGTCGTGGTAAACCTAGTGTTTGGTATGAATTTGGTTCCAACGCAGCAATTCTCAGCGGCGATGCCATGCTGATGTTAGCGTATTCGATACTATCCAAAGGTCCGCATTTTCAAACATTGGCCCAATGCTTTACCGAAACCGGTATTCTTGTTTGCGAAGGCCAACAAATGGATATGGATTTTGAACGTAGAAACGATGTGAGTATTTCCGATTATCTTCAAATGATCGAAATGAAAACATCGGTGCTTCTGGCGGCCTCCTTGAAAATGGGTGCTATTACAGCCAATGCTTCAGTCGAAAATCAAGAAAAATTGTACAAAGCCGGAACCGAATTGGGAATAGGTTTTCAACTCCATGATGATATTTTGGATGTTTTTGGCGACCCAAATAAAGTAGGAAAGCAAATGGGTGGAGATATTATTTCTAACAAAAAGACCTACCTGCTTATTAAGGCTCTTGAATTGGCCCAAGGTGAAGTGCTGGATACTTTAATGTACCATATTAATGCTGCCCATTTTGAACCAAATGAAAAGGTAAAGGCAGTTAAAGATATTTATAATCAATTAAGTATTAAGGACCTGGCAACCAGAAAAATGAAAGAATATTTCGACCATGGTTTAGGAATAATTCGTTCTATGGATATTCCCGCCGATAGAAAGTCAAAACTGTTGGAGTTTTTTGAGCTTCTTATTAATCGCGAACATTGA